Sequence from the Zestosphaera sp. genome:
CACCGCTTGCGTATCTCAGGGCGTTGTTTAACGCGAATGCCTTACCTCTCCTCTCGTTTTCGACAACTAGCTTAAGCTCGACGTCTTTGTGTCTAGAGGCCCACTCCTCGACTAGCTTCGGGGTTCCGTCCGTGCTGGCTGAGTCTACCACTACTATCTCTATTAGTTCCTTCGGGTAGTCCTGTTCGTAGATGTTGTTTAGCTTCTCTTTTATGAGCTTAGACTCGTTGTAGGTTGGTATGATGACTGTTACCTTGGGCTTGTAGTTCTCGTCTACTTTAAGGTCCCAGGGCTTAGGTAGCCATCTTGTCTTGGCGTGTAGGTAGTATGTTAGGGGGATCATGAAGTGTGTTGCTGCTAGTATTATAGCTAAGGTCTCCAGCACTACTTGCTTCCTGTTGCTTACGTTCTTGCAGGTTTTCTGAACTTAGCCTAAGAATCTGAAGAGTGGTGGGTTACTTAGGTAAGATATGCCGAGGCACAGCAGGGACTTCACTGACTGAATTACTTCAAGTAAGCCGTCTCTCAAAGCTATCGTGACTCCATATAAGAGTGCTTTGCCTTTCAGTGTGTTGAGTTCTATCTCGACGTATATTTCTTCGAGGATTGTTTTGAGGGTTGGTGAACTTATTTTGTTTTTCCACTTTCTTAGTGCTAGGATTAGTGCTCTCGCTTCTGGCTTGAGGTTTTTCCATATCTTGAGTCTGACGGCTTTCTTAAACATTTTCTCGATTACGTCGCTTGTGAAGCCCGCCGGCGGTAGTTCTCTTAGTATGAGTTGCTTGATCGTGTGTGAGGTGTCTTGAAGGGGTGTCTTCGCCGGCGGGTAGGTAGTGAGTATCATGCTTCAACTACCAAGTATAATATTTTTGGGCCTTCGGTTTAAAAGTCTTAGCTGGTTTTTGAGGGCTCGTTCTTGATGTGTTGTTGAGTAGTATTAAACTTAAAAATGTTTTTCGCGGGCTTTATTTAGTGGTGTGAGCCGTGAGTCAAGCGCCTCTGAGAACTGTGAGTGTTGAGGAGGGTGTTGTGGTTAACGTGCTTAGTGAGAAGCATAATAGAGTTGTTGGTAGGGTTGAGTTGTTTGGTGAGGTTATTCACTTAGGTAAAGCAACTCCAGGCAGGAGTTCTTTGAAGAACGTGCTTGCTAGACTCTACGGCAAGAACCCGGAATTAGTTGTTGTTAGGTATATTAAGAGTGAGTACGGTTCACACAGGTCTGTTTTTAGAGCAAACATATATGAAGACCTTCAGAGACTGAAGTTCTTCGAGCCCGAACACTTGATTAAGAGGGGTTGACGATGGCTGAGAGACATAAACTCTACGAGATAGACTTGAAAGCTGGCAAAATAAGACTCAAGAACAGAGTATGCCCTAAGTGTGGTAGGGTAATGGGGTACTACTCAAGCCCGAACCCCAGATGGTACTGCGGATACTGCCACCACGTAGAGTACGTGAAGCAGTAGCGACGGGAAAACGAGAACATGATTGTTTTAGGTATTGAATCATCAGCACACACTCTCGGTGTGGGGGTAGTTAAGGACGAGCCCCCACACATACTAGCTGACGTCAGGTTCGTTTATAAGCCGAAGACTGGCGGGATACACCCTAAAGAAGCCTCACAATACTTCATAAGTAACGCGCCTGAAGCAATAAAGAAAGCGTTGAGTGAGTCTGGGTTGAGAGTAAGTGATTTAGACGGGGTTGCTGTCGCTCTAGGTCCTGGGATGGGCCCCTGCTTGAGGGTCGGGGCTACACTAGCTAGAGCTATAGCCTCATACTACGGCAAGCCCTTAATACCAGTGAATCACGCTCTCGCGCACGTAGAGATAGGTAAGATGCTCTTCTCTTTTAAGAACCCCCTCATAGTCTACTTGTCTGGCGGCAACACCCTCATAGCTTCTTCTTCTGAAGGCAGGTACAGGATATTCGGGGAGACACTAGACATCTCTCTAGGCAACTTCCTAGACACTCTAGCGCGTGAGCTAGGTATAGCGCCGCCCTACGTAGTCTCAGGACTGCATCAGGTAGACAAGTGCGCGCAGGAAGGGAAGAACTTCATTGAATTGCCTTACGTAGTTAAGGGTCAAGACGTGTCTTTCTCGGGACTCTTGACTGCAGCCCTAAAAATATTCAGAGATTCTAGAACTAGCTTGAGCGACATATGCTATAGCGCGCGAGAAATCGCTTACTCAGCAATCATTGAAGTTAGTGAGAGAGCCCTAGCACACACAGGGAATAAAGAGTTGTTAGTTGTTGGGGGAGTTGCTTCAAGCCCTGTCTTGAGGAGCAAGTTTGAGGTTATGAGTAGGATGAGGGGGGTTGAGCTAGGTGTTGTTCCCCCGCAATACGCGGTAGATAATGGGGTGATGATCGCGTGGACAGGACTACTACTACTCAAGCATGGAGTGAGTGTCAGGCCTGAAGAAGCTTACGTGAGGCAGAGGTGGAAGCTTGACCAGGTTGACGTGCCCTGGCTCGCCAGAACTGATAGCTTTGGGAGCTGAAGCAGCCTTAATTAAGGCTTGCTATGAGGGGATGCCCTCAATCTATAAAGTCAGGGTTAAGAAGCCTTACAGAGACTCTCTCCTAGACTCTCTACTTATTAGGGGGCGTAGCGAGACTGAAGCTAAGATCTTGGCTGAGCTCAGGCTTAGAGGTCTTAACGTGCCCGCACTCTACTACGTAGACGTGAGTAGGGGGTTGATAATCATGGAGTTTGTTGAGGGCCCCCTACTAAGAGACTTAATACGTAGAGACCCTGAGAAGTCTCTCAAGTATCTTGAGAGTTTGGGTGAGTTAGTAGCTAGGATACATGAGGCGGGCGTAGTCCACGGAGACATAACTACTTCTAACGTCATAGTGAGGGGGGAGGAAGTCTACCTGATAGATTTTGGTTTAGCAAGGTATTCTAGGAGGTTAGAAGACTTAGCTACAGACCTCCACTTATTCATAAGGTCTGTTGAGAGTACTCACTACTCTCTTAAAGAATCTCTACTGAAGTATTTCGTGAGGGGCTATTCTAGGGTTAGGGGGAGAGAATTTACTGAGTCTCTACTATTTAAGGTGAGGGAGATAAGGTTGCGGGGTAGGTATGTTGAGGAGAGGAGAGTGCGGAGAGGTACTTAAGTTATTTCTTGTTTCCAGGAATGAAGGCAAGATCAGGGAATTCAGAGATTTAGGTCTTAGAGAGTGTGTTGATGTAGTTCCTCTCAGTCTAGATAAGGTAGAGATACAGTCTGACGACTTAACCTCGATAGCTCTCTATAGTGCTGTCCAGGCGTCACTCTACCTTAGAGAGCCTTTCTTCGTTGAAGACGCTGGACTCTACATAAAGTCTCTGAAGGGGTTTCCAGGACCTTTCAGTAGCTACGTATACAAGACTATAGGTGTTGAGGGTGTCTTGAAGCTCATGTCGAGTGTTAGTGACAGGACAGCTTTCTTCAAGTCAGTTATAGTGCTTTACTACCCTCAGCAAGGCTTTAAAGTTTTTGAGGGGGTTGTCTACGGCTCGATATCTCTCGAGGCTAGGGGTTCGGGAGGGTTCGGCTTCGACCCCATCTTCGTTCCTGAAGGCCATCACAAGACTTTCGCTGAGTTAGACCTCGAGACTAAGAACTCCTTATCTCACAGGGGTAGAGCGTTTAGAGCCATGGTTAGCTGGTTGAGAACTGCTTATAAATCCCAACTATAGGAAATTTAGTAGGTGCTGGGATGAGGAAGAAGAAAGAGAAGGGTAAGTCGCACTCGACAAGGCCTCCGACGCTAGTCCCTCCTAAGTGGCTACAGTATACTCCTGAAGAGGTAGAGTCGATAATTATTGAGTTGGCTAAGAAGGGGTACCCGCCCTCAATGATTGGGGTGATACTGAGAGACCAGTATGGAGTCCCGCTAACTAGAGCTGTCTTAAACGCTAAGATTACTGAAGTTCTTGAGAGGTATAAGTTAGCTCCCGTAATACCTGAAGACTTATATAACTTAATGAAGAAAGCAGTGAATCTGCGCAGGCACTTGAGCGAGCACCCTAAAGACAAGCACTCTCTGAGAGGCTTAATAAGTGTTGAGTCTAAGATATATAGGCTGATCAAGTACTACAAGAAAGTCGGTAAGCTACCGCCTGACTGGAAGTACGACCCTGAAGAAGCTAAGATACTCACTCAGAGACCACTCATACCGTATACTGAGAGCAAGTAGTTTTTAAGGTTTTCAAGCCCCAGCTATTTAATCTTACTTATCGGAAGATTAGTTGGGTGTGTTTTTGGGTCAAGAGAGTAAGGGAGTGTCAGACGTTGACGTCTTCCACGAGTTCTTAGATGATGTTAAGAAGAGTATGAAGTTAGTCAGGATAGTTTCGTGTTTTGATGTAGAGTCTCTTACTGCGGGCGGCTTACTATTCAAGGTTCTTAAGTCTATGGAGTTGAGTGTTGAGATACTGCCTGACTACACTCCCCCAACTACTGAGTTAGGTGTTAAGGTTTTAGGTATTAACATACCTCATACTGAGTGTGATGAGTGCGTAATTTTTCAGTCTTCGAGTGAGGCTCAAGTATCGCGTGTGAAGCACAAGACTTTAGTCAGGTATACTTCACTACTCTCAGGACTGATTAACTTGCTGAGAGAGTTTATGCCGATTAGTAGAGAGTTGAGGTATTTGGTTGCTTCAGCTACTTACGTCAAGTACATACCGAGGATTAAGGAGCTGAAGATGAGTGAGGAAGATAAGGGGTTCCTGAACTCACTAGCTAGTGAGGGGCTCTTAGAAGTTGCTGAAGCACCTATAACACCCTACTTCACCTCACCTACACACACGCTAGCTATGGGGGTAGACCCTTACGTACCCTCAAACATGGTTAGAGAGAGCGTGAGCGAGACACTGAAACTCTTGTCTGAATTCTATAAAGTACCTCAAGATAAGATGAGGTTGAAGACTTACATGATCAAACACGGGTGGTTCGTGAGAGACTTAACTACTCTAGCATACTTCATCACGTGGTTGCTTGATGTCAAGGGGTTTGAGGGGTACGTTTCTTCCACGATAAACTCAAACTATATGAGGAATTACTACCTACACTACATAAGAAGTATTAAAGAAATGAAGGAGCGTATAGACACTCTAATCAGTGAGAAACCAAATACTGCGAAGACTAAGAACTTAATCGTTAGAGGCAACCCAAGCAACTTGTCCGCAACACTCATAAGTAAGGTTTTATGGGGTCTCAACCTCTTAGAACCTTCTAAAACTCAAGTTGTTCTCGAGTATGGCGGGAAGTACTACGTGAGTATGGCTTCCCTCACACAGAAAGATAGGAAGACTCTCGTCTCTAAACACCCTACTCAAGGAGGCTATATAGTGTTGAGTGAGGCTCCTGCGTAGGGGTGTGTCTAGCCTGAAAATAGAGATTAAGATACGCTTAAGGAGTGACGACTTAAGACTTCTTGAAGCTTTCCATAAAGCTACACTCCCTGACGACACTAACCCGCCAGCAAACTTCACAATAACTCACGAAATACGAGGTAATGAGGCAGTCTTCACTATAGCTTATAGCGGGCCTACATCACCTGAGGCTGTCAGGACAGCCGCCTCAACATCTGAGGAAATACTAAGACTCTATAAGATGCTTTTAGAAGCTATTAGTTGATGACCCCCTACAGCACTGAGTAGATTCCTGCAGTACTTAGTGAAAGTTTTATAAGCCTTAACGTTAGATAGGTATAGGTCGTGAAGATGTCAAGAGCTCCTCCAGTAAAAGATAAGTGGAAGTTGAAGAAGTGGTATAAGGTCCTGGCGCCAGAGTTTTTCGGTAGTGTTGAGATAGCCACGACTCCCGCAGACGACCCTTCTAAAGTCTTGGGGAGAGCGTTTGAAGTCTCTCTCTTCGACCTCACAGGAGATTTCAGTAAGCACCACATAATGCTTAAGTTTCAGGTAGTTAGTGTTGAGGAGGACGTGGCGCGTACTTGGTTTAAGGGGCACGAACTAGCTAGAGACTACATGAGGTCTCTAATAAGGAGAAAGTCTAGTAAGGTAGTAGCGATACCTAACGTGACTACGAGCGACGGCTACGTTCTCAGAGTTACTGCAGTCTCCTTAACTACGTACAGATGCAAAACTAGCCAGAGACACGCGATAAGGAAAGAAATGATGAGGATATTAAGTGAGAAAGCCTCGCAAATGAGTCTCGCAGAATTTGTGAAGAGCATGGTTTTCGGGACTCTAGCAGCAGAGATTTTCGAGTCTTGCAAGAAGATATATCCTCTCAGGAAAGTCGAGATATACAAGTCAAAACTACTCTACATCACAACACCTGAAGGCGTGAAGAAAGCTGTTGTCCTCCCGCAAGCACTCACGTAGCTGCTCACGCGCGACCCAAGAACCGCAACCAACACTTATTAGAGTTTCCTAGACTTTCATTGAAGTCTTGTTTGTGAAAGCTTTAAATTACTTCTTAATATTCTTGTGTGATGGGTCTAGTTATGGAGGCGTTAATTCTAGCTGCTGGTTACGGGAAGGGTTTAGAGCCTCTTACACACACTAGGAGTAAAGTCATGATTCCAGTGATTAATAAGTTTCTGCTAGACCATCACGTAGAGAATTTAGTTAAGGCCGGTGTTGACAGGATAGTTGTTGTAGTTAGTTACTTGAGAGACCAGGTGGTGGAGAGAGCTAGACTACTTGCAGATAAGTTTTCTTGTGATGTGAGGGTAGTTGATCAGGGCAGGCCTCTAGGTACTGGAGACGCTGTTAGGAAAGGTCTTGAAGAGATTAGTTCTGAGTATTTCGTGGTTGTTTACGGGGATGTTTACGTGGAGTATGATGATGTGAGGGAATTCGTTAATGTGGGTGAGAACCTCGTAGGAGCTTACGAGGTAAGTGACCCTAGGAAGTACGGGGTCTTGATAGTTAATGAAGACTTTATTTTGAGAGACATTATCGAGAAGCCTAGTGAAGCTCCCTCTAACTTAGTTAACGCAGGCATTTACGTGCTGAGTAGTAAGATAAGGAAGTATCTCGACGAACTAGAGCCGAGTCCTAGAGGTGAGTACGAGTTAACAGACGCTGTCGTGAAGCTTAGTAAGGAAGAAAACGTGCGTGTAGTTAAGCTGAGTTACTGGAGAGACTTGGGGAGGCCCTGGAACTTACTCGAGCTGAATAAAGACTTAATGTCTTCGTGGAGAGACTCAGTAATTAAGGGTAGGGTTGAGTCAGGCGCTGTGGTCAAGAACGCTGTCTACGTAGATGAGGGTGCTGAGATTCTTTCCGGGACATACATAGTAGGCCCCGCGTACGTCGGGCGTGACGCCGTAGTCGGCCCGAACTCTTACGTCAGGCCCTACACGGTGGTTCTAGACCGAGCTAAGATAGGGTTTAATGTTGAGGTGAAAGAAAGCATAGTCATGAGCGGTACTCACGTGTCGCACCACGCGTACGTGGGCGACTCAATACTGGGTGAGGACTGCAACTTAGGTGCTGGAACAATAACTGCTAACTTAAGATTTGATGAGAAGCCAGTAAGTTATGTAGTCAAGAAAGTTAGGGAGACTACTAACAGGGTTAAGTTCGGGGCAGTCTTCGGAGACCACGTCAAGACAGGCGTAGACGTCTCTACGATGCCTGGAGTGAAGGTAGGTGCTTACTCCTGGATCTACCCTGGAGCAGTAGTAACTCGAGACGTGCCGCCCTGCAGCATATACGTGGATGAGGAAGACATTAGAGAGTTGAAGAACGAGTGTAGAGTAGATAAGAGCTTGTGGCTTAACGAGTGAGATCCACATATTAAGTGTCGTGAGTACTTAGTCATAGTGAGGTGTTTTAACTGCCTCCTGCCCCGCCTCTCGTAGGTGTTGTGGGTAAGACTAACGTCGGTAAGTCGACTTTCTTCTCAGCAGCTACTTTGATAGACGTCAAGATAGAGAATAGGCCTTTCGTGACTATAGAGCCTAACGTAGGGATAGCTTACGTGAGGACTAAATGCGTCCACACGGAGTTGGGGTTGCGAGGATGCAACGCTAAGAACTCAGTTTGCTTGGAGGGTGTGAGGATGATACCTGTGAAGCTAATGGATGTTGCCGGCTTAATAAAAGACTCACACAAGGGTAGAGGCCTCGGAAACAAGTTTATGGATGACTTAAGACAAGCTGACGTACTGATTCACGTGATAGACGTTTCCGGATCTACAGACGAGGAGGGGAGACCTGTCCCTCCAGGCACTTACGACCCGGTAGAGGAAGTACTGAGTATAGAGAGTGAGATTAACGAGTGGTTTTACGGGATAATAAGTAGAGATTGGGCTAGGTTTGCTAGAGGTCTTGACAACATGCCGTGGGATCAAGTAGTAGACGCGCTGACTAAGAGAGTTTCAGGTCTTTCGATAAGGCGGGAACACGTGTTGATGGCTCTGAAACTAAGCGGTCTCGAGTTGAGTAAGCCTAGTTCCTGGCGAGAAGAAGAATTAAGGAGTTTCGTAGTTAGGTTGCGTGAGGTCGCGAAGCCGACAGTCATAGTAGGTAATAAGGCTGACTTACCTGAAGCTCTAGACAACATCAACCACGTAATCAAGACGCTGGAGAACAGAGTCTTCATACCTGCTAGTTCAGTATATGAGTTAGCTCTGAGGAAAGCATCTAAAGCAGGGTTAATCAAGTATCTACCAGGAGATCAAGACTTCACAATACTTGACGAGAGTAAGCTCAACCCAAAACAGAAAGCAGTTCTAGACAAGATAAGAGAGTTTATGAGGAAGTTTGGAGGAACAGGCGTCCAGCAAGCACTAAACACGGCAATCTTCAACGTCTTAAACTACATCGTCGTCTACCCAGTCGAGGACCCACACAAGTTCACTGACAGTAGCGGTAATGTCCTCCCCGACGCTTACTTAGTGAGGAAAGGGACTACGGCGCAAGAACTCGCATACTTAGTTCACACAGACTTAGGTAAGGGATTCCTCTACGCCATACTAGCTAAGGAAAACAAGAGAGTCGGTAGCACGTACGAGCTACAAAACA
This genomic interval carries:
- a CDS encoding 30S ribosomal protein S24e, with product MSQAPLRTVSVEEGVVVNVLSEKHNRVVGRVELFGEVIHLGKATPGRSSLKNVLARLYGKNPELVVVRYIKSEYGSHRSVFRANIYEDLQRLKFFEPEHLIKRG
- a CDS encoding glycosyltransferase, giving the protein MLETLAIILAATHFMIPLTYYLHAKTRWLPKPWDLKVDENYKPKVTVIIPTYNESKLIKEKLNNIYEQDYPKELIEIVVVDSASTDGTPKLVEEWASRHKDVELKLVVENERRGKAFALNNALRYASG
- a CDS encoding sugar phosphate nucleotidyltransferase, whose translation is MGLVMEALILAAGYGKGLEPLTHTRSKVMIPVINKFLLDHHVENLVKAGVDRIVVVVSYLRDQVVERARLLADKFSCDVRVVDQGRPLGTGDAVRKGLEEISSEYFVVVYGDVYVEYDDVREFVNVGENLVGAYEVSDPRKYGVLIVNEDFILRDIIEKPSEAPSNLVNAGIYVLSSKIRKYLDELEPSPRGEYELTDAVVKLSKEENVRVVKLSYWRDLGRPWNLLELNKDLMSSWRDSVIKGRVESGAVVKNAVYVDEGAEILSGTYIVGPAYVGRDAVVGPNSYVRPYTVVLDRAKIGFNVEVKESIVMSGTHVSHHAYVGDSILGEDCNLGAGTITANLRFDEKPVSYVVKKVRETTNRVKFGAVFGDHVKTGVDVSTMPGVKVGAYSWIYPGAVVTRDVPPCSIYVDEEDIRELKNECRVDKSLWLNE
- a CDS encoding 30S ribosomal protein S15 → MRKKKEKGKSHSTRPPTLVPPKWLQYTPEEVESIIIELAKKGYPPSMIGVILRDQYGVPLTRAVLNAKITEVLERYKLAPVIPEDLYNLMKKAVNLRRHLSEHPKDKHSLRGLISVESKIYRLIKYYKKVGKLPPDWKYDPEEAKILTQRPLIPYTESK
- a CDS encoding 30S ribosomal protein S3ae, with the translated sequence MSRAPPVKDKWKLKKWYKVLAPEFFGSVEIATTPADDPSKVLGRAFEVSLFDLTGDFSKHHIMLKFQVVSVEEDVARTWFKGHELARDYMRSLIRRKSSKVVAIPNVTTSDGYVLRVTAVSLTTYRCKTSQRHAIRKEMMRILSEKASQMSLAEFVKSMVFGTLAAEIFESCKKIYPLRKVEIYKSKLLYITTPEGVKKAVVLPQALT
- a CDS encoding redox-regulated ATPase YchF, yielding MGKTNVGKSTFFSAATLIDVKIENRPFVTIEPNVGIAYVRTKCVHTELGLRGCNAKNSVCLEGVRMIPVKLMDVAGLIKDSHKGRGLGNKFMDDLRQADVLIHVIDVSGSTDEEGRPVPPGTYDPVEEVLSIESEINEWFYGIISRDWARFARGLDNMPWDQVVDALTKRVSGLSIRREHVLMALKLSGLELSKPSSWREEELRSFVVRLREVAKPTVIVGNKADLPEALDNINHVIKTLENRVFIPASSVYELALRKASKAGLIKYLPGDQDFTILDESKLNPKQKAVLDKIREFMRKFGGTGVQQALNTAIFNVLNYIVVYPVEDPHKFTDSSGNVLPDAYLVRKGTTAQELAYLVHTDLGKGFLYAILAKENKRVGSTYELQNNDVIKVVSAR
- a CDS encoding 30S ribosomal protein S27ae — translated: MAERHKLYEIDLKAGKIRLKNRVCPKCGRVMGYYSSPNPRWYCGYCHHVEYVKQ
- a CDS encoding XTP/dITP diphosphatase — protein: MRRGECGEVLKLFLVSRNEGKIREFRDLGLRECVDVVPLSLDKVEIQSDDLTSIALYSAVQASLYLREPFFVEDAGLYIKSLKGFPGPFSSYVYKTIGVEGVLKLMSSVSDRTAFFKSVIVLYYPQQGFKVFEGVVYGSISLEARGSGGFGFDPIFVPEGHHKTFAELDLETKNSLSHRGRAFRAMVSWLRTAYKSQL
- the kae1 gene encoding KEOPS complex N(6)-L-threonylcarbamoyladenine synthase Kae1 — encoded protein: MGVVKDEPPHILADVRFVYKPKTGGIHPKEASQYFISNAPEAIKKALSESGLRVSDLDGVAVALGPGMGPCLRVGATLARAIASYYGKPLIPVNHALAHVEIGKMLFSFKNPLIVYLSGGNTLIASSSEGRYRIFGETLDISLGNFLDTLARELGIAPPYVVSGLHQVDKCAQEGKNFIELPYVVKGQDVSFSGLLTAALKIFRDSRTSLSDICYSAREIAYSAIIEVSERALAHTGNKELLVVGGVASSPVLRSKFEVMSRMRGVELGVVPPQYAVDNGVMIAWTGLLLLKHGVSVRPEEAYVRQRWKLDQVDVPWLARTDSFGS
- a CDS encoding Kae1-associated kinase Bud32 translates to MTRLTCPGSPELIALGAEAALIKACYEGMPSIYKVRVKKPYRDSLLDSLLIRGRSETEAKILAELRLRGLNVPALYYVDVSRGLIIMEFVEGPLLRDLIRRDPEKSLKYLESLGELVARIHEAGVVHGDITTSNVIVRGEEVYLIDFGLARYSRRLEDLATDLHLFIRSVESTHYSLKESLLKYFVRGYSRVRGREFTESLLFKVREIRLRGRYVEERRVRRGT